One genomic segment of Eikenella corrodens includes these proteins:
- the pseI gene encoding pseudaminic acid synthase — protein MKPAFQINGRPIGAAHPPYIIAEMSANHNGSLQTAFNIIEQAKAAGADAVKIQTYTADTITLRSNAPEFQIKGGLWDGQTLHELYQKAHLPWEWHKPLFDFAREQGITIFSSPFDFTAVDLLESLNAPAYKIASFEAVDLPLIRYVAQTGKPMIVSTGMADAEEIAEAVAAAREGGCKELVLLHCVSGYPAPAADYNLRTLPDMAQRFGVPVGLSDHTLDNTTAIAAVALGACVIEKHFTLDRNGGGPDDSFSLEPQDLAELCRSSHTAWQALGQADYGLKSSEQGNIQFRRSLYFVKDMKAGDTIGADCIRSVRPGYGLAPKHYDALIGKRLRRNVAANTATDWDCVEE, from the coding sequence ATGAAACCCGCATTCCAAATCAACGGCCGCCCCATCGGCGCTGCCCACCCGCCCTACATCATTGCCGAGATGTCGGCCAACCATAACGGCAGCCTGCAAACCGCCTTCAACATCATAGAACAGGCCAAGGCTGCCGGTGCCGATGCCGTCAAAATCCAAACCTACACCGCCGACACCATCACGCTGCGCAGCAACGCGCCCGAGTTTCAAATCAAAGGCGGCCTGTGGGACGGGCAAACGCTGCACGAGCTGTATCAAAAAGCACATCTGCCTTGGGAATGGCACAAGCCGCTGTTTGATTTTGCCCGCGAGCAGGGCATCACCATTTTCAGTTCGCCGTTTGACTTCACGGCGGTGGATTTGCTGGAAAGCCTCAACGCCCCGGCTTACAAAATCGCCTCGTTTGAAGCGGTGGATTTGCCGCTGATCCGTTATGTGGCGCAAACCGGCAAGCCGATGATTGTGTCCACCGGCATGGCCGATGCAGAAGAAATCGCCGAAGCCGTGGCCGCTGCGCGCGAAGGCGGCTGCAAGGAATTGGTGCTGCTGCACTGCGTGAGCGGCTACCCCGCTCCGGCGGCGGATTACAACCTGCGCACGCTGCCCGATATGGCGCAGCGCTTCGGCGTGCCGGTGGGTTTGTCCGACCACACGCTGGACAACACCACCGCCATCGCCGCCGTGGCGCTCGGTGCGTGCGTAATCGAAAAACACTTCACGCTAGACAGAAACGGCGGCGGTCCGGACGACAGTTTTTCTTTAGAGCCGCAGGATTTGGCCGAACTGTGCCGCAGCAGCCATACCGCCTGGCAGGCGCTGGGGCAGGCCGATTACGGTTTGAAATCGAGCGAGCAGGGCAATATCCAGTTTCGCCGTTCGCTGTATTTTGTGAAGGATATGAAAGCGGGTGACACCATCGGCGCCGACTGCATCCGCAGCGTGCGCCCCGGCTACGGGCTGGCGCCCAAGCATTACGACGCGCTCATCGGCAAACGCCTGCGCCGCAATGTGGCGGCCAATACGGCCACCGATTGGGATTGCGTGGAAGAGTAG